In a single window of the Sorangium aterium genome:
- a CDS encoding delta-60 repeat domain-containing protein, which yields MSDDRDTVRPDGQTSQGSGGAPSGVGGGGDASGGLGGGEAGGGGHGPDVMDLALVVLTPNVTVPLGGKNLVEIEIRRTGGFDGEVTVAAVSPPAGLVVKPVTIAAKETKAEIVVGAEAPLALGNTISFTLAATSGALESTAAVTNALVTGRPGSLDATFGVATGIAPVRFGNDDGGYFTDIEVVGERIVATGWGIGGVGGSSMKIARLTSAGALDPDFAGGALLSTRIGSSSGSEAESFAVGHRVDGKIIAIGWHEIPEPRDIALWRVGANGATTDPEFGNNGKALVDTGGEETVVDGLVLANDKILVAGARDARMMVARISSNGKLDTAFAAPNGFWALDRASTARAVVVDREGRILVVGEVDTGGQSDGILARFLANGQPDTTFGTGGQQVFGTSASSERTAAVAVLDDGRILVGGSAGKDGSADFEVRRFLEDGAADPSFGASGVVALPITDGDDVAEDAIVLPDGRILVVGNATGGATPGPVLARYLRDGRLDPNFGVGGVLSLYVGDSGSIQRAAVYPGQKVVICGENQGGVPGPGTYGIVARLWM from the coding sequence GTGAGCGACGATCGAGACACGGTCAGGCCCGACGGCCAGACGTCTCAAGGGAGCGGGGGCGCGCCCTCCGGGGTTGGCGGCGGCGGCGATGCCAGCGGCGGGCTCGGCGGCGGCGAGGCAGGCGGCGGCGGTCACGGCCCTGACGTCATGGATCTCGCGCTCGTCGTCCTGACGCCCAACGTCACGGTGCCTCTCGGGGGGAAGAACCTTGTCGAGATCGAGATACGCCGTACTGGCGGCTTCGATGGCGAGGTAACCGTGGCGGCGGTGAGCCCTCCTGCGGGCCTCGTCGTCAAACCCGTCACGATCGCCGCCAAGGAGACGAAGGCCGAGATCGTGGTAGGCGCCGAGGCGCCGCTCGCCCTGGGCAACACGATCTCCTTCACCCTGGCGGCGACCTCCGGCGCCCTGGAGAGCACCGCCGCCGTGACGAACGCGCTCGTGACCGGCCGCCCGGGCTCCCTGGACGCCACATTCGGCGTGGCGACGGGCATCGCGCCGGTGCGCTTCGGGAACGACGACGGCGGCTATTTCACCGATATCGAGGTGGTCGGCGAGCGGATCGTCGCGACCGGCTGGGGCATCGGCGGCGTCGGCGGCTCCTCGATGAAGATAGCGCGCCTGACCAGCGCCGGCGCGCTGGATCCCGACTTCGCCGGCGGCGCCTTGCTGTCGACGAGGATCGGGAGCAGCTCGGGCTCCGAGGCCGAGTCGTTCGCGGTGGGGCACCGGGTCGACGGCAAGATCATCGCGATAGGCTGGCACGAGATCCCGGAGCCGCGTGACATCGCCCTCTGGCGCGTCGGGGCGAACGGCGCGACCACCGACCCGGAGTTCGGCAACAACGGCAAGGCGCTGGTCGATACGGGCGGCGAAGAGACGGTCGTGGATGGGCTCGTCCTGGCCAACGACAAGATCCTCGTCGCCGGCGCTCGCGACGCGCGCATGATGGTGGCGCGCATCTCTTCGAATGGGAAGCTCGACACCGCCTTTGCCGCGCCGAACGGCTTCTGGGCGCTCGACCGCGCCTCCACCGCGAGGGCCGTGGTCGTCGACCGCGAGGGCCGGATCCTGGTCGTGGGCGAGGTGGACACGGGGGGCCAGTCCGACGGCATCCTCGCCCGCTTCCTGGCCAACGGGCAGCCCGACACCACCTTCGGGACCGGCGGCCAGCAGGTCTTCGGCACGTCCGCGAGCAGCGAGCGCACGGCGGCGGTCGCTGTCCTCGACGACGGCCGCATCCTCGTGGGCGGCAGCGCCGGCAAGGACGGGAGCGCCGACTTCGAGGTCCGCCGCTTCCTCGAAGACGGCGCCGCCGACCCGAGCTTCGGCGCGTCGGGCGTCGTCGCGCTCCCGATCACCGACGGCGACGACGTGGCGGAGGACGCCATCGTGCTCCCCGACGGCCGGATCCTGGTCGTGGGCAATGCGACCGGCGGCGCCACGCCTGGGCCGGTGCTCGCGCGCTACCTGCGTGACGGCAGGCTCGATCCCAACTTCGGAGTTGGTGGCGTGCTCTCCTTGTATGTCGGCGACTCGGGCAGCATCCAGCGGGCCGCGGTCTACCCGGGCCAGAAGGTCGTGATCTGCGGCGAGAACCAGGGGGGTGTGCCAGGTCCAGGGACGTACGGGATCGTGGCGCGCCTCTGGATGTAG
- a CDS encoding prohibitin family protein, with translation MAKIPSIKLGGQGGVAGALRGVALGLVLLVTMLFVACTTVTRIDAAHVGIRVKLAGSNRGVSDIPVVTGWVFYNPLTEQIVQFPTSVQNVVWTASAHEGRTVDESITFSSSEGVNVGADIGMSFHIEPDKAPHLYLRFRENDLMRLADRYVRNAVREAFNSVASKMPVQEIYGSGKTRLIHDVQKELVLVLEKDGIRIDQLTINGALRLPENVAAAINQAMEATQKAIQAENRVRQVRAEADQAIATARGAAESARERARGEADALLIRARSEAKANTIIRLSTTAAVLQYRALERWNGRLPAMNQGPLPMLTFDMKSALDKDAEQKLAELLEETAPGGDAAPAPGSAPAGGAATGAGGDEGDKGAKPAEKPAGQAPVSAP, from the coding sequence ATGGCGAAGATCCCCTCCATCAAGCTCGGCGGCCAGGGCGGCGTCGCCGGCGCGCTGCGCGGCGTCGCGCTCGGCCTCGTGCTCCTCGTGACGATGCTGTTCGTCGCGTGCACCACGGTGACGCGGATCGACGCCGCGCACGTGGGCATCCGGGTCAAGCTCGCCGGCTCGAACCGCGGCGTGAGCGATATCCCGGTCGTGACCGGCTGGGTGTTCTACAACCCGCTCACCGAGCAGATCGTGCAGTTTCCGACGAGCGTGCAGAACGTGGTCTGGACGGCGTCGGCGCACGAGGGCCGGACGGTCGACGAGTCGATCACGTTCTCGTCCTCCGAGGGCGTCAACGTCGGCGCGGACATCGGGATGTCGTTCCACATCGAGCCGGACAAGGCGCCCCACCTGTACCTGCGCTTCCGCGAGAACGACCTGATGCGGCTCGCCGACCGCTACGTGCGCAACGCGGTGCGCGAGGCGTTCAACTCGGTCGCGTCGAAGATGCCGGTCCAGGAGATCTACGGGTCGGGCAAGACGAGGCTCATCCACGACGTGCAGAAGGAGCTCGTGCTGGTGCTCGAGAAGGACGGCATCCGGATCGATCAGCTCACGATCAACGGCGCGCTGAGGCTTCCCGAGAACGTGGCCGCGGCGATCAACCAGGCGATGGAGGCGACGCAGAAGGCGATCCAGGCCGAGAACCGGGTGCGTCAGGTGAGGGCGGAGGCCGATCAGGCGATCGCGACGGCCCGCGGCGCGGCCGAGTCGGCGCGGGAGCGGGCCCGCGGCGAGGCGGACGCGCTGCTCATCCGCGCGCGCTCCGAGGCCAAGGCGAACACGATCATCCGGCTGTCGACGACGGCGGCGGTGCTGCAGTACCGCGCGCTCGAGCGGTGGAACGGGCGCCTGCCGGCGATGAACCAGGGCCCGCTGCCGATGCTGACGTTCGACATGAAGAGCGCGCTCGACAAGGACGCCGAGCAGAAGCTGGCCGAGCTGCTCGAGGAGACGGCGCCAGGCGGTGATGCGGCGCCGGCTCCCGGGTCGGCGCCGGCTGGCGGGGCGGCGACGGGCGCGGGCGGCGACGAAGGCGACAAGGGCGCGAAGCCCGCGGAAAAGCCGGCAGGGCAAGCGCCGGTCAGCGCGCCCTGA
- a CDS encoding PAS domain-containing protein, with amino-acid sequence MKDGGLTLEELGRSIVDLAMTEDVIRRQAIALLPVGRREERELEVLGRPSRLTMDFEVGDPAATRSMSGAFDVAIPHAVTVRVDAEGEAEEHRLDVTLTLRITPRPCAPLGIFLDVAELSAESVRFAESRASAKDYLRGRIAEEVRRELLRLVRARIAESRADRTLDLEEPLLRALGDASWAGQEEAEEPDGRDAPPPSRVRGAGGPASGVGLPDAQLSDLDAQLRFFGNAMPLQVWTARPDGQLNFVNRAVLDYFDRTEEQMIGEGWLAVLHPDDVPKTVAAWTRSLTTGEPYDTEFRLRRASDQTYREHVVSALPQRDAAGNIFRWIGGTTDVAELRRAEAALRRSEARYRLFAEASNEGVWFWNIREDTVEWSDRMLQMIGVRREAWGGTFASFFERVHPDDQGPVQAALRAHLEERRPFEAEYRLRREDGEYRDVFVRGMAEWDDNGVPFQMAGGATDITEKKRQQAVLNERLEIIEQQQEAIRALSTPIIEVWRGVLTMPVLGVLDEERAQQMMEVLLEAVARTRCRHAIIDLTGVSAVDAATADHVLRLIDAVALLGAQGIVVGIRPEVAQTVVSLGLDLSNIKTLSNLREALLFAMQSSGVSVKRRRRRRAGRERADDAKGTRDPRDG; translated from the coding sequence GTGAAGGACGGAGGGCTGACGCTCGAGGAGTTGGGTCGGAGCATCGTCGATCTCGCGATGACCGAGGACGTGATACGCCGCCAGGCGATCGCCCTCCTCCCGGTCGGGCGCCGCGAGGAGCGAGAGCTCGAGGTCCTCGGCAGGCCGTCGCGGCTCACGATGGACTTCGAGGTCGGCGACCCGGCGGCGACGCGGAGCATGAGCGGCGCGTTCGATGTCGCGATCCCGCACGCCGTGACGGTGCGGGTCGACGCGGAGGGAGAGGCGGAGGAGCACCGGCTCGACGTGACCCTCACGCTGCGCATCACGCCGAGGCCCTGCGCGCCGCTCGGGATCTTCCTGGACGTCGCGGAGCTGTCGGCGGAGTCGGTGAGGTTCGCCGAGTCGCGGGCCTCCGCGAAGGACTACCTGCGCGGCCGGATCGCGGAAGAGGTGCGGAGGGAGCTCCTCCGCCTCGTGCGCGCGCGGATCGCGGAGAGCCGCGCGGACCGCACGCTCGACCTGGAGGAGCCGCTCCTCCGCGCGCTCGGCGACGCCTCCTGGGCGGGGCAGGAGGAGGCGGAGGAGCCGGACGGGCGGGACGCGCCGCCGCCGAGCCGGGTGCGCGGGGCAGGCGGCCCGGCGAGCGGCGTTGGGCTGCCGGACGCGCAGCTCAGCGACCTGGACGCGCAGCTGCGGTTCTTCGGGAACGCGATGCCCCTCCAGGTGTGGACCGCGCGCCCGGACGGCCAGCTGAACTTCGTGAACCGGGCCGTCCTCGACTATTTCGACCGCACGGAGGAGCAGATGATCGGCGAGGGCTGGCTCGCGGTGCTGCACCCGGACGACGTCCCGAAGACGGTGGCGGCGTGGACCCGGAGCCTCACGACGGGGGAGCCGTACGACACCGAGTTCCGCCTGCGGCGGGCGAGCGATCAGACGTACCGGGAGCACGTGGTCAGCGCGCTGCCGCAGCGCGACGCGGCGGGGAACATCTTCCGGTGGATCGGCGGCACCACCGACGTGGCCGAGCTGCGCCGCGCCGAGGCCGCCCTCCGGAGGAGCGAGGCGCGCTACCGGCTCTTCGCGGAGGCGTCGAACGAGGGCGTCTGGTTCTGGAACATCCGCGAGGACACCGTGGAGTGGAGCGATCGCATGCTCCAGATGATCGGCGTCCGCCGAGAGGCGTGGGGCGGGACGTTCGCGAGCTTCTTCGAGCGCGTGCACCCCGACGACCAGGGGCCGGTGCAGGCCGCGCTGAGGGCTCACCTCGAGGAGCGGCGGCCGTTCGAGGCGGAGTACCGGCTGCGGCGCGAGGACGGCGAGTACCGCGACGTGTTCGTCCGCGGCATGGCCGAGTGGGACGACAACGGCGTGCCGTTCCAGATGGCGGGCGGCGCGACGGACATCACCGAGAAGAAGCGTCAGCAGGCCGTGCTGAACGAGCGGCTCGAGATCATCGAGCAGCAGCAGGAGGCGATCCGGGCGCTGTCGACGCCGATCATCGAGGTCTGGAGGGGGGTGCTGACGATGCCGGTGCTCGGCGTCCTCGACGAGGAGCGCGCGCAGCAGATGATGGAGGTGCTGCTCGAGGCCGTGGCGCGGACCCGCTGCCGTCACGCGATCATCGATCTGACCGGGGTGAGCGCCGTGGACGCGGCCACGGCCGATCACGTGCTGCGGCTCATCGACGCCGTGGCGCTGCTCGGGGCGCAGGGCATCGTCGTCGGCATCCGGCCGGAGGTGGCGCAGACGGTGGTGTCGCTGGGGCTCGATCTGTCGAACATCAAGACGCTCTCGAACCTCCGCGAGGCGCTCCTCTTCGCGATGCAGTCGAGCGGGGTGTCGGTCAAGCGGCGGCGCAGGCGGAGGGCGGGGCGCGAGCGCGCGGACGACGCGAAGGGGACGCGCGATCCGCGCGACGGCTGA
- a CDS encoding ABC transporter permease, with product MRYLRLLATQLRVSIALGMQYRWDFLLGAVMTVVWTVVGLVPLHIALVARPPVQGWTYERALVVVGWFTLLKGILEGAVNPSLISVVDQIRKGTLDFTLLKPADAQFLVSTARFEIRKVVDAAAAVAIFTYAFAQMGRAPAPAHVALALGLLVTATLVLYSICILVISAAFWVVRLDNLAYLFNSIFDFARWPVTIFTGFWRVVFTVIVPLALMTTYPAEAMLGTIAPRTAAAAALGALVFGAVARGVWKRAIGRYTSASS from the coding sequence GTGCGTTACCTCCGGTTGCTCGCGACGCAGCTGCGCGTGTCGATCGCGCTCGGGATGCAGTACCGGTGGGATTTCCTGCTCGGCGCGGTGATGACCGTCGTGTGGACGGTGGTCGGGCTGGTGCCGCTCCACATCGCGCTCGTGGCCCGGCCGCCGGTGCAGGGCTGGACGTACGAGCGGGCGCTCGTTGTCGTCGGGTGGTTCACGCTGCTCAAGGGCATCCTCGAGGGGGCCGTGAACCCGTCGCTCATCAGCGTGGTCGACCAGATCCGGAAGGGCACGCTCGATTTCACGCTGCTCAAGCCGGCCGACGCGCAGTTCCTCGTCTCCACGGCCCGGTTCGAGATCCGCAAGGTCGTGGACGCCGCGGCCGCGGTGGCGATCTTCACCTACGCCTTCGCCCAGATGGGGCGCGCCCCCGCGCCTGCCCACGTCGCGCTGGCGCTCGGCCTGCTCGTGACGGCGACGCTGGTGCTCTACTCCATCTGCATCCTGGTCATCTCCGCCGCGTTCTGGGTCGTGCGCCTCGACAACCTGGCCTACCTCTTCAACTCCATCTTCGATTTCGCGCGCTGGCCGGTCACGATCTTCACCGGCTTCTGGCGCGTCGTCTTCACCGTGATCGTCCCGCTCGCGCTGATGACCACGTACCCGGCGGAGGCGATGCTCGGCACCATCGCCCCGCGCACGGCCGCCGCCGCGGCGCTCGGCGCGCTCGTCTTCGGCGCCGTCGCCCGCGGCGTGTGGAAGCGCGCGATAGGCCGGTATACATCGGCGTCGAGCTGA
- a CDS encoding ABC transporter permease gives MSGFSRAARAFPTLLRVGIAAALAYRAEMLIWMLTTTMPLVSLALWSAVAASAPVGRFGPRDFSAYFLAILIVRQLTGSWLVWEMNMDIKSGALSQRLLRPIHPLFSYAAENLAALPLRAALCLPIAVIALVATSGERFQPTALELGLWVVSLVGAWAINFFTMALIGSLAFVIDSSTAVFDVYLAAFMVLAGYLVPIELFPSWLADLARVLPFRYSLAFPVELITGLLDPGRALTELAVQWAFAAASAAAALVAWRAGVRRFSAFGG, from the coding sequence ATGAGCGGGTTCTCTCGGGCCGCCCGGGCGTTCCCGACGCTGCTCCGCGTCGGGATCGCGGCCGCGCTCGCGTACCGGGCCGAGATGCTGATCTGGATGCTCACGACGACGATGCCGCTCGTGAGCCTCGCGCTCTGGTCGGCGGTGGCCGCGAGCGCGCCGGTCGGCCGCTTCGGGCCGCGCGACTTCTCCGCGTACTTCCTGGCCATCCTCATCGTCCGGCAGCTGACCGGCTCGTGGCTCGTCTGGGAGATGAACATGGACATCAAGAGCGGCGCCCTCTCGCAGCGCCTGCTCCGGCCGATCCACCCGCTCTTCTCGTACGCCGCCGAGAACCTCGCCGCGCTGCCGCTCCGGGCGGCGCTCTGCTTGCCCATCGCGGTCATCGCGCTCGTCGCGACGTCGGGCGAGCGGTTCCAGCCGACGGCTCTCGAACTCGGGCTCTGGGTCGTCTCCCTCGTCGGCGCCTGGGCGATCAACTTCTTCACCATGGCGCTGATCGGCTCGCTGGCGTTCGTCATCGACAGCTCGACCGCGGTGTTCGACGTCTACCTCGCGGCCTTCATGGTGCTCGCCGGCTACCTCGTCCCGATCGAGCTGTTCCCCTCGTGGCTCGCCGATCTCGCGCGGGTCCTGCCGTTCCGTTACAGCCTCGCGTTCCCTGTCGAGCTCATCACCGGCCTGCTCGACCCGGGCCGCGCGCTCACCGAGCTCGCGGTGCAGTGGGCCTTCGCCGCCGCGTCCGCCGCCGCCGCGCTCGTCGCGTGGCGCGCGGGGGTCCGGCGGTTCTCGGCGTTCGGCGGGTGA